One Pseudodesulfovibrio cashew DNA window includes the following coding sequences:
- a CDS encoding HlyD family secretion protein produces MPFFLLIALAACSDSPENRFQGYVEGEYVYVSPAIGGTLERLMVQRGQSIARDALLFTLDRKFELAAVEEARHSLQQAQDNLANLEKGQRPSEIASIQAQLRQAKASANLAKIEFERRLKLIEEQTISQEELDRTRSDYEQKAQLVRQIGAELTTARLGARSDEIRAATAQVLQAEAKLKQAQWNLDQKQRTAPAAGFVFDTYYRPGEWVAASKPVVSLLPPENVEIRFYVPQNVVSRLKTDQEVSVTMDGRETPVPAHIYYISPSAEYTPPVIYSSESRAKLVFMLKARPAPAEASGLHPGQPVDVTAPELAP; encoded by the coding sequence TTGCCGTTTTTCCTTCTGATCGCCCTGGCGGCCTGCTCCGATTCGCCGGAGAATCGCTTCCAGGGTTATGTAGAAGGTGAATACGTCTACGTTTCCCCGGCCATAGGCGGAACGCTCGAACGTCTCATGGTCCAGCGCGGGCAATCCATTGCCCGGGACGCCCTGCTCTTCACCCTTGACCGAAAATTTGAACTGGCCGCCGTGGAAGAAGCGCGCCATAGCCTGCAACAGGCGCAGGACAACCTCGCCAACCTCGAAAAAGGCCAGAGGCCATCCGAAATAGCCTCTATCCAGGCCCAGCTCAGGCAGGCCAAAGCCTCGGCCAACCTGGCCAAAATTGAATTCGAACGACGACTCAAGCTCATTGAGGAGCAGACCATTTCCCAGGAGGAGCTGGACCGGACACGTAGCGATTACGAACAGAAGGCGCAGCTTGTCCGGCAGATCGGGGCGGAGCTGACCACTGCCCGCCTGGGTGCGCGAAGCGACGAGATCCGAGCGGCAACGGCCCAGGTGCTCCAGGCCGAAGCCAAGCTGAAGCAGGCCCAATGGAACCTGGACCAGAAACAGCGGACCGCCCCTGCGGCCGGTTTCGTCTTCGACACCTACTATCGTCCCGGCGAATGGGTGGCCGCGTCCAAGCCGGTCGTGTCTCTGCTTCCGCCGGAAAACGTGGAAATCCGTTTCTATGTGCCACAGAATGTGGTGAGCAGGCTGAAGACCGACCAAGAGGTGAGTGTGACCATGGACGGCAGGGAAACGCCCGTACCTGCCCACATCTACTATATTTCTCCTTCTGCCGAGTACACACCGCCCGTTATCTACTCCAGCGAGAGTCGGGCCAAACTGGTGTTCATGCTCAAAGCCAGGCCCGCTCCGGCTGAAGCCTCGGGCCTCCACCCTGGCCAGCCCGTTGACGTGACCGCACCCGAACTCGCCCCCTGA
- the lysS gene encoding lysine--tRNA ligase has product MLEALQAKDELNPVIKTRVEKACGLLDENIHLYPNDFKRDTEIKEIWDRFDEVDGDALESCGERFAIAGRVVSYRSFGKVTFFHVQDRSARIQVYAARDELGEEAYKRFKKTDIGDIVGIVGGLFRTKTGELTVKTCEFKLVTKSMRPLPEKYHGLKDVETRYRQRYVDLIVTPRTKEIFKIRTGVVRELRNFLDEKGFMEVETPMMQAIPGGATAKPFETHHNALDMKLYMRIAPELYLKRLLVGGFERVYEINRNFRNEGISTQHNPEFTMLEFYWAYANFEDLMDLTEEMFSRIAVKVTGSSVVEYQGDKIDLSVGAWTRMPFHESLEKIGGVSPEVYTDYEQCKALVKEKGEKVVEGEKLGKLQAKLFDLLVEPKLVQPHFIYHYPTDISPLSRRNEENPDITDRFELFMTGREMANAFSELNDPADQRARFEDQVAEKEAGDEEAHFMDEDYVRALEYGMPPAAGQGVGIDRLVMLLTDSASIREVILFPLLRPEVG; this is encoded by the coding sequence ATGCTCGAGGCCCTTCAGGCCAAGGACGAGTTGAACCCCGTCATTAAGACCCGTGTGGAAAAAGCGTGCGGTCTTTTGGACGAGAATATTCATCTTTACCCCAACGACTTCAAACGCGACACCGAGATCAAGGAGATCTGGGATCGCTTTGATGAAGTTGACGGTGATGCCCTTGAATCCTGCGGCGAACGGTTCGCCATTGCCGGACGGGTGGTTTCCTACCGCTCCTTCGGCAAGGTAACCTTTTTCCATGTTCAGGACCGGAGCGCCAGAATCCAGGTTTACGCCGCCCGCGACGAGTTGGGCGAGGAAGCCTATAAACGTTTTAAGAAGACGGACATCGGCGACATCGTCGGTATTGTCGGCGGCTTGTTCCGGACCAAGACCGGAGAGCTGACCGTCAAGACCTGCGAATTCAAGCTGGTGACGAAATCCATGCGACCGCTGCCTGAGAAGTACCACGGCCTGAAGGACGTGGAGACTCGCTATCGCCAGCGTTACGTGGATCTCATCGTCACGCCCCGCACCAAGGAGATCTTCAAGATCAGGACGGGCGTGGTACGCGAGCTGCGTAACTTCCTGGACGAGAAGGGCTTCATGGAAGTGGAAACGCCCATGATGCAGGCCATCCCGGGCGGCGCCACGGCAAAGCCTTTCGAGACGCACCACAACGCTTTGGACATGAAGCTCTACATGCGCATTGCGCCCGAGCTCTACCTCAAGCGTCTGCTGGTGGGCGGTTTCGAGCGTGTTTACGAGATCAATCGCAACTTCCGCAACGAAGGCATCTCCACCCAGCACAATCCGGAATTCACCATGCTGGAGTTCTACTGGGCGTATGCGAACTTCGAGGACCTCATGGACCTGACCGAGGAGATGTTTTCGCGCATCGCCGTGAAGGTCACGGGATCGTCCGTGGTGGAATACCAGGGCGATAAGATCGACCTCTCCGTCGGGGCCTGGACGCGCATGCCGTTCCATGAGTCCCTGGAAAAGATCGGCGGGGTTTCCCCCGAAGTCTACACCGACTATGAGCAGTGCAAGGCGCTGGTCAAGGAAAAGGGCGAGAAGGTCGTTGAAGGGGAGAAGCTGGGTAAGCTGCAGGCCAAGCTTTTCGATCTGCTGGTCGAGCCCAAGCTGGTGCAGCCGCATTTCATCTATCATTACCCGACGGACATCTCTCCCCTGTCCCGCAGGAATGAGGAGAACCCCGACATCACGGACCGTTTTGAGCTTTTCATGACGGGACGAGAAATGGCGAACGCCTTCTCAGAACTCAATGATCCCGCGGACCAGAGGGCCCGTTTCGAGGATCAGGTTGCGGAGAAGGAAGCCGGAGACGAAGAGGCCCACTTCATGGATGAAGATTACGTTCGCGCGCTCGAATACGGCATGCCGCCTGCGGCGGGCCAGGGCGTAGGCATCGACCGTTTGGTCATGCTGCTGACGGACAGTGCCTCCATCCGGGAAGTCATCCTGTTCCCGCTACTCAGACCGGAGGTTGGGTAA
- a CDS encoding lipoprotein-releasing ABC transporter permease subunit, with translation MRFESFVALRYLFALRKQSFISVISLFAVCGVAIGVGALIVVIGVMNGFSYDLREKILGVNAHILVTSVRGGISDYREMAEEASQVEGVTGVTPFIYSEVMLSTRNGVKGVVLRGIDPASSKSVLSLSKDMISGDVANLEVGGDAPGIIVGSELAKRLGLTQGSQVNLLSPAGRSGSAGFTPKVRRFVVAGVFRTGMFEYDSTLGYVTIPAARQLLGFKGDVVSGLEISVDDVYNVKSISTALKDKIGSFTVYVRNWQDMNANLFAALELEKTAMFIILAMIVLVGSFSIVTTLVMLVIQKTKDIAVLMSIGADNKSIRRIFMLQGTFIGLAGTFIGFLIGVPVSLLLKKYQFIKLPSNVYPVDYLPVRLESIDLAAIGCAAFLLCFLATIYPARRAAALSPSDALRYE, from the coding sequence ATGCGATTCGAATCGTTCGTAGCCCTGCGATACCTGTTCGCTCTGCGCAAGCAGTCGTTCATATCCGTCATTTCGCTGTTCGCAGTGTGCGGCGTGGCCATCGGCGTGGGTGCGTTGATTGTGGTCATCGGGGTCATGAATGGGTTTTCCTATGATCTCCGAGAGAAGATCCTCGGGGTGAATGCGCACATACTGGTCACTTCGGTCAGGGGCGGTATCAGTGATTACCGTGAGATGGCCGAGGAAGCGAGCCAGGTTGAGGGTGTGACCGGCGTGACACCGTTCATTTATTCCGAAGTGATGCTCTCCACCCGCAATGGGGTGAAGGGCGTCGTTCTTCGAGGCATTGACCCCGCATCCTCCAAGTCAGTTCTGAGCCTGTCCAAGGACATGATCAGCGGTGACGTGGCGAACCTTGAGGTTGGTGGAGATGCCCCTGGTATCATCGTCGGGTCGGAACTGGCCAAGCGGCTGGGCCTGACTCAGGGGTCGCAGGTGAACCTGCTTTCTCCGGCGGGCCGCTCAGGATCGGCTGGATTCACGCCAAAGGTCCGCAGGTTTGTCGTGGCGGGTGTCTTTCGCACCGGTATGTTCGAGTACGATTCGACACTTGGTTACGTGACCATCCCTGCGGCGCGTCAACTGCTCGGGTTCAAGGGAGATGTTGTTTCCGGCCTGGAGATCAGCGTGGATGACGTCTACAACGTGAAGAGCATATCCACGGCACTCAAGGACAAGATCGGTTCCTTTACAGTGTACGTACGCAACTGGCAGGACATGAACGCCAATCTTTTTGCCGCGTTGGAACTGGAAAAAACCGCCATGTTCATCATCCTGGCAATGATCGTGCTGGTGGGGTCTTTCTCCATTGTCACAACCTTGGTCATGCTGGTAATACAGAAAACCAAGGATATTGCGGTGCTCATGTCCATCGGTGCTGATAATAAAAGCATTCGGCGCATTTTCATGCTGCAGGGGACATTCATCGGGTTGGCAGGGACGTTTATCGGATTCTTGATCGGTGTGCCGGTAAGTTTGCTGCTGAAGAAATATCAGTTCATCAAGTTGCCGAGCAACGTTTATCCGGTGGATTACCTGCCTGTGCGGCTGGAGTCGATAGATCTGGCGGCCATTGGTTGTGCGGCATTTTTATTGTGTTTCTTGGCGACCATTTACCCGGCGCGCCGGGCTGCGGCACTGAGCCCCAGCGACGCCTTGCGTTATGAGTAA
- a CDS encoding ABC transporter ATP-binding protein, whose amino-acid sequence MSKEPLYRLVAVEKEFEGPTEAVRVLRKIDLTIERGESLAVLGASGSGKTTLLHMLGTLDEASAGKIFLNGVDLSSLDNRQRARVRNRDIGFVFQFHHLLPEFSTLENVAMPAFISGMGRSEGLRLAKEALDMVGLAHRLEHKVTTLSGGERQRAAIARAILLRPKVLLADEPTGNLDEDNGTRIGDLLVSLNNELGMTFVVVTHNPELAGMMHRRVELRLGELYAQ is encoded by the coding sequence ATGAGTAAAGAACCTTTATACCGCTTGGTCGCCGTGGAGAAGGAGTTCGAAGGCCCTACTGAGGCTGTTCGTGTCCTTCGCAAGATAGATTTGACAATTGAGCGGGGGGAATCCCTGGCCGTGCTGGGAGCGTCCGGTTCGGGCAAGACGACTCTGCTGCACATGCTCGGTACGCTGGACGAGGCTTCGGCCGGAAAAATTTTTTTGAACGGCGTTGATCTCTCCTCTTTGGACAACCGTCAGCGGGCAAGGGTACGGAATCGCGACATTGGATTCGTGTTTCAGTTCCATCACCTGCTGCCGGAGTTCTCCACCTTGGAGAACGTAGCCATGCCTGCCTTTATTTCGGGCATGGGAAGGAGCGAGGGGTTGCGGTTGGCCAAGGAAGCATTGGACATGGTTGGCCTTGCGCACAGACTTGAGCACAAGGTCACGACACTGTCCGGGGGAGAGCGGCAACGGGCCGCCATCGCGAGGGCCATTTTGCTCAGGCCCAAGGTGCTTCTGGCTGACGAACCCACGGGAAACCTGGATGAAGACAACGGCACAAGGATAGGTGACTTGTTGGTTTCTCTTAATAATGAATTGGGTATGACATTTGTTGTCGTCACGCATAATCCCGAACTCGCCGGCATGATGCACCGGCGTGTGGAATTGCGCTTAGGAGAACTCTATGCTCAGTAG
- the bamA gene encoding outer membrane protein assembly factor BamA, with translation MLSSRFRSLVIPAIAVLMIVLMVGGPVRAAEKVTQDVKVAVLPFEINAGEDLSYLKDSLPELLGDRLREAGFEVVDNAEVTRLIEEKGITSITTNTARQLGLLAGAGFTVYGSLNQIGDDLTLDARLVDSFQSTTGKKISVTEQGLINLLPAVDGLVDRMKMDLLRLDVIAEVDVEGTQVLDKDVVLMRLTLQKGDMLSAKAVNTALKNIYDLGYFDDVEVKVDTVPEGKKIVFVVKEKPRIQALGVRGSDAIDSEDIMEAISTKKGGLVNPKVLADDIRVIREMYRKDGYYKAKVTHEIEDTGTGVARLTFVIDEGPKLYIEQVVIDGAKQMDPDDIKDVLALKERGMFSFFSNSGVLKEELLDRDAAAIQAFYQSKGFIDVKVGRPEVEINDDGIKVIYQVWEGERYKMGETLFKGDLIDDRNRLLSVTSIDSLKEEDEYFDRTMLKRDVDALTNHYNNYGYAYADVQVNLKDDSEKRIVDVVYTITKHQRVHIRRVLIEGNSITRDNVILREMRLADGDMFSGSKLKRSHARLTNLDYFEKIDISPVPTGNPEEMDLMVKVKDKSTGRIGGGIGYSTYENVYLAANITEANLFGKGYNLSLNAAFSSVKTSFTLSFRNPHINDTDVGFSTEVHRRATEYSTYDKSSTGGSMSFSYPVGEYSSLAWGYTGDYYVISDVDDDASDTVKDDKGSHFLSQLSGSFSRDTRDSFRNTTTGTRTALGIQFGGGPLAGTDDFVKYTGEFGWWTPIFEEVVFHSKFWAGFLHKNFGGDTVPTDQRFELGGISTVRGYSNYAITPLDSDDSSEGGTKAFYTNLEFKRLLSKEYGISSLLFFDAGNSWKEDEMIFSSPTRKGTSPSFGLYKSVGAGINWYSPMGPIGFVYGYGMDRIGTSGRHKIEFLMGQQF, from the coding sequence ATGCTCAGTAGTCGTTTTCGCAGTTTGGTGATCCCTGCCATCGCCGTTCTCATGATTGTACTCATGGTCGGTGGCCCGGTTCGCGCCGCAGAAAAGGTCACGCAGGACGTGAAGGTCGCGGTGCTACCTTTCGAGATCAACGCGGGCGAAGATCTTTCCTATCTCAAGGACAGCCTGCCCGAACTGCTGGGCGACCGCCTGCGCGAGGCCGGTTTCGAGGTGGTGGACAATGCGGAAGTGACCCGTCTGATCGAGGAAAAGGGCATCACCTCCATCACGACGAATACGGCACGGCAGCTCGGACTGCTCGCCGGAGCTGGTTTTACCGTTTACGGTTCGCTGAACCAGATCGGCGATGACCTCACACTGGATGCACGCCTGGTTGATTCTTTCCAGTCCACAACCGGCAAGAAGATTTCCGTGACCGAGCAAGGGTTGATTAACCTTCTGCCCGCCGTGGACGGCCTAGTGGACCGGATGAAGATGGATCTGCTCAGGCTCGATGTCATCGCAGAAGTTGACGTGGAAGGCACTCAGGTCCTGGACAAGGACGTGGTTCTCATGCGTCTGACCTTGCAGAAGGGTGACATGCTCTCCGCCAAGGCAGTTAATACGGCACTCAAGAATATTTATGATCTCGGTTACTTCGATGACGTTGAGGTCAAAGTGGATACTGTCCCCGAGGGCAAGAAGATCGTCTTCGTGGTCAAAGAGAAACCGCGTATCCAGGCCCTCGGTGTTCGTGGCTCCGACGCCATTGATTCCGAAGACATCATGGAAGCGATTTCCACGAAGAAGGGCGGTCTCGTCAACCCCAAGGTTCTCGCCGATGATATCCGTGTCATCCGCGAGATGTACCGCAAGGACGGCTACTACAAAGCCAAGGTAACCCATGAGATAGAGGATACCGGAACCGGCGTGGCGCGACTGACCTTTGTCATCGACGAGGGCCCCAAGCTGTATATCGAGCAGGTGGTTATAGACGGTGCCAAGCAGATGGATCCGGATGATATTAAGGACGTTCTGGCGCTCAAGGAACGCGGGATGTTCTCGTTCTTCTCCAATAGCGGCGTGCTCAAGGAAGAACTTCTTGACCGTGATGCGGCCGCCATTCAGGCCTTCTACCAGAGCAAGGGATTTATCGACGTCAAGGTCGGCCGTCCTGAGGTGGAAATCAATGATGACGGCATCAAGGTCATCTACCAGGTATGGGAAGGCGAACGGTACAAGATGGGGGAAACCCTGTTCAAGGGCGATCTTATCGACGACAGGAATCGCTTGTTGTCCGTAACTTCGATCGATTCGCTCAAGGAAGAGGACGAATATTTCGACAGGACAATGCTGAAACGTGACGTGGATGCCTTGACCAACCATTACAACAATTATGGTTACGCCTACGCGGATGTGCAGGTAAACCTCAAAGATGATTCTGAAAAAAGGATTGTCGATGTCGTCTATACCATTACCAAGCATCAGCGTGTCCATATCCGTCGGGTCCTTATCGAGGGCAATTCGATCACTCGCGACAACGTTATTCTGCGCGAAATGCGTCTTGCCGACGGCGATATGTTCAGTGGCAGCAAGCTCAAGCGTTCCCACGCCAGGCTGACCAACCTGGATTACTTTGAAAAGATCGACATCTCTCCGGTTCCCACTGGTAATCCCGAAGAGATGGACCTCATGGTCAAGGTAAAGGACAAGTCCACGGGAAGAATCGGCGGTGGCATCGGCTATTCCACCTATGAGAATGTCTATCTGGCTGCCAACATCACCGAGGCGAACCTGTTCGGCAAAGGATATAACCTATCCCTCAATGCCGCATTCAGCAGCGTTAAGACGTCCTTTACATTGTCATTCAGGAATCCGCACATTAATGATACCGATGTTGGATTCAGTACTGAGGTGCACCGCAGGGCAACGGAGTACAGTACTTATGACAAGTCTTCCACTGGCGGCAGCATGTCCTTTAGCTATCCTGTTGGCGAATATTCATCTTTGGCTTGGGGCTATACCGGAGACTATTATGTCATCAGCGATGTTGATGACGATGCTTCCGACACTGTCAAGGATGATAAAGGATCGCATTTCCTGAGTCAGCTATCCGGTTCTTTCAGTAGGGATACCAGGGATTCCTTCCGGAATACGACGACTGGAACAAGGACTGCTCTGGGTATTCAGTTCGGTGGTGGACCGCTGGCTGGTACGGATGACTTCGTCAAGTATACCGGCGAATTCGGCTGGTGGACACCGATCTTTGAAGAGGTTGTTTTCCATTCCAAGTTCTGGGCCGGATTCCTGCACAAGAACTTTGGTGGAGACACGGTGCCCACCGACCAGCGTTTCGAGCTTGGTGGTATCAGTACTGTGCGTGGTTATTCGAATTATGCCATCACGCCGCTGGATTCGGATGATTCCTCCGAAGGTGGTACCAAGGCGTTTTATACGAACTTGGAGTTCAAGCGGCTGTTGAGCAAGGAATACGGCATCAGTTCGCTGCTCTTCTTTGATGCAGGTAACTCCTGGAAGGAAGATGAAATGATATTCTCTTCCCCGACCCGAAAGGGGACGAGCCCCAGCTTCGGTCTTTACAAAAGTGTGGGCGCAGGTATCAATTGGTATTCCCCAATGGGGCCGATCGGTTTCGTGTACGGCTACGGTATGGACAGGATCGGTACCAGCGGACGTCACAAGATCGAGTTCCTGATGGGACAGCAATTTTAA
- a CDS encoding OmpH family outer membrane protein produces the protein MKKALFMAVVFTLVLSATAYAEPKIGIVNIQAAVLNSDYGKEIAKSMQQKFEPMQKELEKEAAEIKKLEDELKNQNVALKLEARQDRQREFRRKIRDHQDSLVAFRQKVQAESEKQRQPILERVIKVIDEYGKSNGYTVIIESTNNIVYAADGVDVTKDIVNSLNKLKKAGK, from the coding sequence ATGAAAAAAGCATTGTTTATGGCCGTTGTCTTTACGTTGGTTCTTTCCGCCACCGCCTATGCGGAGCCTAAAATCGGCATCGTCAACATCCAGGCGGCTGTTCTTAATTCCGATTACGGCAAGGAAATCGCCAAATCGATGCAGCAAAAGTTCGAGCCCATGCAAAAGGAGCTTGAAAAAGAAGCAGCAGAAATTAAAAAATTGGAAGACGAACTGAAGAATCAGAATGTGGCGCTCAAGCTGGAAGCCCGCCAGGATCGCCAGCGCGAGTTCCGTCGCAAGATTCGTGATCATCAGGACAGCCTGGTCGCTTTCCGCCAGAAGGTGCAGGCCGAGTCCGAGAAGCAGCGCCAGCCCATCCTTGAGAGGGTGATCAAGGTGATCGACGAGTATGGCAAGTCCAATGGCTACACCGTCATCATCGAATCGACCAATAACATTGTGTACGCCGCTGATGGCGTGGACGTGACCAAGGATATCGTCAACTCACTCAACAAGCTGAAGAAGGCTGGAAAGTAG
- the lpxD gene encoding UDP-3-O-(3-hydroxymyristoyl)glucosamine N-acyltransferase: protein MKIMLSALAEKLGLEYTGSDLEITGVNTLEKAREDEVSFLVNPKYAPQLSETRAGCVLTSGPYVEKVERALVSGNVYMDLAKVVEIFAEPQGCMSGVSELAYVHPDAVVDESATIYPFAFIGAGAVIGAGTQVFAGAYVGEKTSVGTGCILYPNCVLMGGLTVGNDVIIQPGAVLGGDGFGFAQTPMGHMKIPQIGNVTVEDRVEIGSNAAIDRAALDSTRIGMGSKLDNLVQIGHNVEIGQHCLIIGQVGVGGSTKVGDGVVLAGQVGVADNAEIGDGAMIGAQSGVAGKVAPGSKMAGSPVMPAGTFLKASGVCMPKLPDLFKRVKKLEKELEALKRTVTNGDEDE from the coding sequence ATGAAAATCATGCTGTCTGCCCTGGCTGAAAAGCTGGGGTTGGAATACACCGGGAGCGACCTGGAAATTACCGGCGTGAATACGCTGGAAAAGGCGCGTGAAGACGAGGTCTCCTTTCTTGTCAATCCCAAGTATGCTCCCCAACTGAGTGAAACCCGGGCCGGATGTGTTCTCACTTCCGGCCCGTACGTTGAAAAGGTCGAACGGGCCCTTGTCAGCGGCAACGTCTACATGGACTTGGCCAAGGTCGTTGAGATTTTTGCCGAGCCGCAGGGCTGCATGAGCGGGGTGAGCGAGCTTGCTTACGTCCACCCCGATGCCGTGGTGGATGAAAGCGCCACGATCTACCCCTTTGCCTTCATTGGCGCCGGGGCGGTCATCGGCGCGGGCACCCAGGTCTTCGCCGGGGCTTATGTCGGAGAGAAAACCTCGGTGGGAACCGGTTGCATTCTCTACCCCAACTGCGTCCTCATGGGCGGTTTGACCGTGGGGAACGATGTCATCATCCAACCGGGTGCGGTGCTCGGCGGAGACGGTTTCGGTTTTGCCCAGACTCCGATGGGCCATATGAAGATTCCGCAGATCGGAAACGTCACGGTGGAGGATCGCGTGGAAATCGGTTCCAATGCCGCCATCGATAGAGCCGCATTGGATTCCACTCGCATCGGCATGGGATCCAAGCTCGATAACCTGGTGCAGATTGGCCACAATGTCGAAATCGGACAGCACTGCCTGATAATCGGACAAGTCGGTGTTGGCGGCAGTACCAAGGTCGGCGATGGTGTTGTTCTCGCAGGACAGGTCGGTGTTGCCGACAATGCCGAGATCGGGGACGGCGCCATGATCGGTGCACAGTCCGGAGTAGCTGGCAAAGTCGCTCCCGGCAGCAAGATGGCTGGTTCGCCGGTAATGCCTGCTGGAACCTTTCTGAAGGCCTCGGGCGTTTGCATGCCCAAGCTCCCCGACCTGTTCAAGCGGGTCAAGAAACTCGAAAAAGAGCTTGAAGCGCTGAAACGGACCGTAACCAACGGGGATGAAGATGAGTAA
- the fabZ gene encoding 3-hydroxyacyl-ACP dehydratase FabZ: protein MSNEHVLDIRKIMEMLPHRYPFLLVDRVLEFESGVRLKAYKNVSMNENYFQGHFPGLPVMPGVLQLEALAQAGGIFVMNSVEESLGDKIFLFTGLNKVKFRRPVVPGDRLELNVFYERHKLNMWKMRGVAEVDGQVTAQGEFSATVANKGDM from the coding sequence ATGAGTAACGAACACGTACTGGACATTCGGAAGATCATGGAGATGCTTCCTCACAGATATCCGTTCCTGCTGGTGGATCGGGTGCTTGAATTCGAGTCCGGAGTCCGTTTGAAGGCGTACAAGAACGTCTCCATGAACGAAAATTATTTCCAGGGGCATTTTCCGGGCCTGCCCGTCATGCCTGGCGTGCTGCAACTGGAGGCCCTTGCCCAGGCGGGCGGAATTTTCGTCATGAACTCCGTCGAGGAGTCTCTGGGAGACAAGATTTTTCTTTTTACCGGGCTGAATAAGGTTAAATTCCGCCGCCCGGTGGTGCCTGGAGACCGGCTTGAGCTTAACGTCTTTTACGAGCGGCACAAGCTGAACATGTGGAAAATGCGCGGTGTAGCCGAGGTCGACGGACAGGTGACTGCCCAGGGCGAGTTCTCTGCCACCGTGGCCAATAAAGGGGATATGTAG
- the lpxA gene encoding acyl-ACP--UDP-N-acetylglucosamine O-acyltransferase, whose amino-acid sequence MATDIHPSAVIDPSAELGADVRIGPYVVIGADTKIGDGTWIESHVVIKSYTEMGKNNHIHPHAVIGGEPQHTAYKGEKTYTRLGDNNQIRECVTIHRGTVQGAQETVVGSNCMLMAYAHIAHDCVVGDNVIMANSVNLAGHVEVGRNVIISGMSAVQQFIRIGEYAFLGGASGYKLDVPPFMLAHGVRGMLFGPNLIGLKRNGFSTEACKALKKAYKIIFRSGLTREEGMAQAEKELPGIPEVERLTAFIREAKKGVTPDHKQRNCSESHDD is encoded by the coding sequence GTGGCTACTGACATACATCCGAGCGCGGTCATCGATCCCTCCGCCGAACTGGGAGCCGATGTTCGCATCGGACCCTACGTCGTTATCGGAGCGGATACCAAGATCGGCGACGGGACCTGGATTGAATCGCACGTTGTGATCAAGTCCTATACGGAGATGGGGAAAAACAATCATATCCATCCTCATGCCGTTATCGGTGGAGAACCTCAGCATACTGCCTACAAGGGCGAAAAGACCTACACCCGTCTGGGTGATAATAACCAGATCCGCGAGTGCGTTACCATTCATCGAGGAACGGTGCAGGGCGCTCAGGAAACCGTGGTGGGATCCAACTGCATGCTGATGGCCTATGCCCATATTGCCCACGACTGTGTGGTCGGCGACAACGTGATCATGGCCAACTCGGTCAACCTGGCCGGACATGTCGAGGTGGGACGTAATGTCATCATCAGCGGCATGTCCGCGGTGCAGCAGTTCATCCGCATCGGCGAATATGCCTTCCTGGGGGGAGCCAGCGGGTACAAGCTTGACGTGCCGCCTTTCATGCTCGCCCATGGAGTACGTGGCATGCTGTTCGGCCCCAACCTCATCGGCCTTAAGCGCAATGGCTTCAGCACGGAAGCCTGCAAGGCGCTCAAAAAGGCGTACAAGATCATTTTCCGCTCTGGTCTGACCCGGGAAGAGGGCATGGCCCAGGCGGAAAAGGAACTGCCGGGCATCCCGGAAGTGGAGCGCCTCACGGCCTTCATTCGCGAGGCCAAGAAAGGAGTGACTCCCGATCACAAGCAGCGCAACTGCTCCGAGAGCCACGACGACTAA